The Mycobacteriales bacterium genome has a segment encoding these proteins:
- a CDS encoding lysophospholipid acyltransferase family protein, giving the protein MFYWFLKHIAIGPVLKSIFRPWVEGLENVPARGGAILASNHLSFSDSFFLPLEIDRRVTFLAKGDYFTGRGLKGRLTAAFFRGINQVPVDRSGGRASEAALDAGVRILKRGELLGIYPEGTRSPDGRLYRGKTGIARMALEAGVPVIPVAMINTFDIQPPGQVIPRVMRVGIRIGKPLDFSRYAGMENDRFVLRSITDEIMYELMLLSGQEYVDQYATKAKEDIADARAAALESLVADSPYAERKAS; this is encoded by the coding sequence GTGTTCTATTGGTTCCTCAAGCACATCGCGATCGGCCCGGTCCTCAAGTCGATCTTCCGCCCCTGGGTCGAAGGCCTCGAGAACGTCCCCGCTCGCGGCGGCGCGATTCTCGCCAGCAACCACCTCTCGTTCTCGGACTCGTTCTTCCTGCCGCTCGAGATCGATCGCCGCGTGACCTTCCTGGCGAAGGGTGACTACTTCACCGGTCGCGGGCTCAAGGGCCGGCTCACGGCCGCGTTCTTCCGGGGCATCAACCAGGTCCCGGTCGACCGCTCCGGCGGCCGGGCCAGCGAGGCCGCCCTCGACGCCGGCGTGCGGATCCTCAAGCGGGGCGAGCTGCTCGGCATCTACCCGGAGGGCACCCGCTCGCCGGACGGCCGGCTCTACCGCGGGAAGACCGGCATCGCACGGATGGCGCTCGAGGCGGGCGTCCCCGTCATCCCTGTTGCAATGATCAACACCTTCGACATCCAGCCGCCCGGCCAGGTGATTCCGCGCGTGATGCGGGTCGGCATCCGGATCGGCAAGCCGCTGGACTTCTCCCGCTACGCCGGCATGGAGAACGACCGGTTCGTGCTCCGCTCGATCACCGACGAGATCATGTACGAGCTGATGCTGCTCTCCGGCCAGGAGTACGTCGACCAGTACGCGACCAAGGCGAAGGAAGACATCGCCGACGCCCGCGCCGCCGCGCTCGAGTCCCTGGTCGCCGACTCGCCGTACGCCGAACGCAAGGCGAGCTAA
- the glpK gene encoding glycerol kinase GlpK, with protein MTVLAIDAGTTGVTALLVNEDGAVAARGYQEFPQHFPQPGWVEHDPEDIWQATLSACRDALESGPPPTAVGITNQRETAVLWDRETLAAPRRAIVWQDRRTSAICDRLRDAGSEGRVRELTGLRLDPYFTGTKLTWLAENDRAAWSGVTDGRVVIGTVDSYLVARLTAGAVHATDPSNASRTLLFDIVAGDWSDELCELFTVPRSALPDIRRSSGEFGRTDPAAFLGLDLPIAGIAGDQQAALFGQACFSDGDSKCTYGTGSFVLVNTGERVVRSDAGLLTTVAWDIGDGLVYALEGAIFVTGAAVQWLRDGLGIIASAAESEALAASVEDSGGVVFVPALTGLGAPHWRPEARGMILGITRGTTSAHLARATLEAIAYEVRDVVEVMTRDAGIAVPTLSVDGGAAANDLLCRLQADELQVPVRRPVVAETTALGAAFLAGLATGVWSSTDDLRDTWQLDRRFEPAERDDAGYQRWQDAIARLTR; from the coding sequence ATGACCGTTCTCGCGATCGATGCCGGGACGACCGGCGTGACGGCCTTGCTCGTCAACGAGGACGGCGCGGTAGCGGCACGTGGCTACCAGGAGTTCCCGCAGCATTTCCCGCAGCCGGGCTGGGTGGAACACGACCCGGAGGACATCTGGCAGGCGACGCTCTCGGCGTGCAGGGACGCTCTCGAGTCCGGTCCGCCACCGACGGCAGTCGGGATCACCAACCAGCGCGAGACGGCAGTGCTCTGGGACCGGGAAACCCTCGCGGCCCCCCGGCGGGCGATCGTCTGGCAGGACCGGCGTACCTCGGCGATCTGCGACCGGCTCCGCGATGCCGGCAGCGAGGGTCGGGTGCGGGAGCTGACCGGCCTGCGGCTCGACCCTTACTTCACCGGCACGAAGCTGACCTGGCTGGCCGAGAACGACCGGGCGGCGTGGTCGGGCGTCACCGACGGCCGGGTGGTGATCGGCACCGTCGACTCCTACCTAGTGGCCCGCCTCACGGCCGGTGCAGTCCACGCGACCGACCCGAGCAACGCGAGCCGAACGCTGCTGTTCGACATCGTCGCGGGCGACTGGAGCGACGAGCTGTGCGAGCTGTTCACGGTGCCGCGCTCGGCACTCCCCGACATACGCCGGTCCTCGGGCGAGTTCGGCCGCACCGACCCGGCGGCGTTTCTCGGCCTCGATCTCCCGATCGCCGGCATCGCCGGCGACCAGCAGGCGGCACTGTTCGGCCAGGCCTGTTTCTCCGACGGGGACAGCAAGTGCACGTACGGCACGGGCTCCTTCGTCCTCGTCAACACCGGCGAGCGTGTCGTCCGCTCGGACGCGGGCCTGCTCACGACGGTCGCGTGGGACATCGGCGACGGCCTGGTCTACGCCCTCGAAGGCGCGATCTTCGTCACCGGCGCGGCAGTCCAGTGGCTGCGCGACGGTCTCGGCATCATTGCGAGCGCCGCCGAGTCGGAAGCGCTCGCAGCATCGGTCGAGGACTCCGGCGGCGTCGTCTTCGTGCCCGCGTTGACCGGGCTCGGTGCGCCGCACTGGCGCCCCGAAGCGCGCGGGATGATCCTCGGCATCACACGCGGCACGACGAGCGCGCATCTCGCCCGGGCGACTCTCGAAGCCATCGCCTACGAAGTCCGGGACGTCGTCGAGGTCATGACCCGCGACGCGGGTATCGCCGTACCGACGCTATCGGTCGACGGCGGCGCCGCAGCCAACGACCTGCTCTGCCGGCTGCAGGCCGACGAGCTCCAGGTGCCGGTACGCCGACCGGTCGTCGCCGAGACGACCGCGCTCGGTGCGGCATTCCTCGCCGGGCTCGCCACCGGCGTGTGGTCGTCCACCGACGACCTCCGCGACACCTGGCAGCTCGACCGCCGCTTCGAACCGGCCGAACGCGACGACGCCGGCTATCAGCGATGGCAGGACGCGATCGCCCGCCTCACGCGCTAG
- a CDS encoding DUF1028 domain-containing protein, which produces MTFSIVATDGTAWGVAVASKFLAVGSAVPAARAGVGAIATQSYANLAYRPQGLAHLAGGLGAKETLDALTAADDEREQRQAGIVDAQGRAASYTGSGCHPWAGGITGDGYAIQGNILTGPEVVEAMEQAWLASDDRAPLAERLLAALTAGDEAGGDRRGRQSAALLVASVDGGYAATSDIQVDLRVDDAAHPVSELARLLDLHEVLFSKADRSEYLDVTDEIAAEVAGLLTAVGHPPTGADVDSVGLALWDWAGIENLENRVLQEPKIDPVVLQILRDKAAAAAQ; this is translated from the coding sequence ATGACCTTCTCCATCGTCGCGACCGACGGAACGGCCTGGGGCGTTGCTGTCGCGTCCAAGTTCCTCGCGGTCGGCTCCGCCGTACCCGCCGCCCGGGCGGGAGTCGGCGCGATCGCAACACAGTCCTACGCCAACCTCGCCTACCGGCCGCAGGGGCTCGCTCACCTCGCTGGCGGGCTCGGTGCGAAGGAGACTCTCGACGCGCTCACCGCGGCCGACGACGAACGCGAACAGCGTCAGGCCGGGATCGTCGACGCCCAGGGCCGGGCTGCGTCGTACACCGGCAGTGGTTGCCATCCCTGGGCCGGCGGCATCACCGGCGACGGCTACGCGATCCAGGGCAACATCCTCACCGGGCCCGAGGTCGTCGAGGCGATGGAGCAGGCCTGGCTGGCGAGCGACGATCGCGCTCCGCTCGCAGAGCGGCTCCTCGCGGCGCTGACCGCAGGCGATGAGGCAGGCGGCGATCGGCGTGGCCGGCAGAGCGCCGCGCTGCTCGTTGCGTCGGTGGACGGCGGGTACGCCGCGACCTCCGACATCCAGGTCGACCTGCGGGTGGACGACGCAGCTCACCCGGTGTCCGAGCTGGCTCGGCTGCTGGATCTGCACGAGGTGCTGTTCAGCAAGGCCGACCGGTCGGAGTACCTCGACGTGACCGACGAGATCGCCGCAGAGGTCGCCGGACTGCTGACCGCGGTCGGCCACCCGCCGACCGGAGCGGACGTGGACTCGGTGGGGCTGGCGTTGTGGGACTGGGCCGGGATCGAGAACCTCGAGAACCGCGTGCTGCAGGAGCCGAAGATCGACCCCGTGGTCCTGCAGATCCTGCGCGACAAGGCCGCCGCAGCCGCGCAATGA
- a CDS encoding 6-phosphofructokinase produces MRIGVLTGGGDCPGLNAVIRAAVRKGSEIYGHSFVGFRDGWKGPLEGLTMPLDVSTTRGILPRGGTILGSSRTNPLKVDGGVEQIRANLVALEVDAMIAIGGEDTLGVATAIAGEGLRVVGVPKTIDNDLGATDYTFGFDTAVQIAVDAIDRLHTTAESHHRVLIVEVMGRHAGWIALHSGLAGGANVILIPERPFDIAQVCAYIEHRFASHYSPIVVVAEGATPAEGTMALLDQGVDAFGHVRLGGIGALLASEIEQRTGKEARATVLGHVQRGGTPTAYDRVLATRFGLHAIDAVHEGESGVMVALRGTEIVRVPLAEATRELKTVSPDRYAEVEVFFG; encoded by the coding sequence GTGCGAATCGGAGTGCTGACCGGTGGCGGTGACTGCCCCGGTCTCAACGCGGTGATCCGGGCGGCGGTGCGCAAGGGCAGCGAGATCTACGGCCACAGCTTCGTCGGCTTCCGGGACGGCTGGAAAGGCCCGCTCGAGGGCCTCACGATGCCGCTCGACGTGTCGACCACGCGCGGCATCCTGCCTCGCGGCGGCACGATCCTCGGCTCGTCGCGGACGAACCCGCTCAAGGTCGACGGCGGCGTCGAGCAGATCCGCGCCAACCTCGTCGCCCTCGAAGTCGACGCCATGATCGCGATCGGCGGCGAGGACACCCTCGGCGTCGCGACCGCGATCGCGGGTGAAGGGCTGCGGGTGGTCGGCGTACCGAAGACGATCGACAACGACCTCGGCGCCACCGACTACACCTTCGGCTTCGACACCGCGGTCCAGATCGCAGTCGACGCGATCGACCGGCTGCACACGACGGCCGAGTCGCACCACCGGGTGCTCATCGTCGAGGTCATGGGCCGGCACGCCGGTTGGATCGCGTTGCACTCGGGTCTGGCCGGTGGTGCGAACGTCATCCTCATCCCGGAGCGCCCGTTCGACATCGCGCAGGTCTGCGCCTACATCGAGCACCGGTTTGCATCGCACTACTCGCCGATCGTCGTGGTCGCCGAAGGCGCGACGCCGGCGGAGGGCACGATGGCACTGCTCGACCAGGGGGTCGACGCGTTCGGTCACGTCCGGCTCGGCGGCATCGGCGCGCTGCTCGCCAGCGAGATCGAGCAGCGGACCGGCAAGGAAGCACGGGCAACCGTCCTCGGACACGTGCAGCGCGGCGGCACGCCGACGGCGTACGACCGCGTCCTCGCCACGCGCTTCGGCCTGCACGCGATCGACGCCGTGCACGAAGGCGAGTCAGGGGTGATGGTGGCACTGCGCGGGACCGAGATCGTCCGTGTCCCGCTCGCCGAGGCGACCCGTGAGCTGAAGACGGTGTCGCCGGACCGCTACGCCGAGGTCGAGGTCTTCTTCGGCTGA